From a region of the Zingiber officinale cultivar Zhangliang chromosome 10B, Zo_v1.1, whole genome shotgun sequence genome:
- the LOC122029968 gene encoding uncharacterized protein LOC122029968, giving the protein MSVSISVMTFNLHEGDLPSDSPNSWEKRKDLCVSVITNYSPTILCTQQGLKWQLEYFQQCLPAYEQFGISRKGSQDTTDEYCTIFYDKEKVELLEGGTFWLSESPSVPGSISWGATVPSIATWATFQLKRVEPPGFSFQIVNTNLDEFSPRARRRSALLTWQHIASLPPNLPVIYCGGFNSQKESTTGRFLLGRSREHGVVGDMRDAWPNARARKNVSLIRTYHGFKGDKQGAVEFLKLVFRALCLCWDRQTQDLHVDWILFRGRSLVPATCEVVNNNIDGFYPSSHYPVYAEFMLPRNVRLVETS; this is encoded by the exons ATGAGTGTGTCGATCTCGGTTATGACCTTTAATCTCCACGAAGGGGATCTTCCGAGCGATAGCCCTAATTCGTGGGAGAAGCGGAAGGATCTTTGCGTTAGTGTGATCACTAACTACTCCCCGACCATTCTTTGCACTCAGCAAG GCTTAAAGTGGCAGCTGGAATATTTTCAGCAGTGTTTACCTG CATACGAACAATTTGGTATTTCAAGGAAAGGATCTCAAGATACCACAGATGAGTATTGTACAATCTTCTATGACAAGGAGAAG GTTGAGCTTCTTGAAGGCGGTACATTCTGGTTGTCGGAATCACCTTCTGTTCCAGGAAGCATATCGTGGGGAGCTACAGTGCCATCCATTGCTACATGGGCT ACATTTCAACTTAAGAGAGTAGAACCACCAGGATTCAGTTTCCAGATTGTTAATACCAACCTCGACGAATTCAGTCCACGTGCACGTAGAAGAAGTGCTTTACTCACATGGCAGCACATAGCCTCTTTGCCGCCAAACTTGCCTGTCATTTATTGTGGAGGATTTAACAGTCAAAAGGAATCAACTACGGGGCGTTTTTTGCTAGGAAGATCCAG AGAGCATGGAGTTGTCGGCGATATGAGAGATGCTTGGCCAAATGCTAGGGCTCGGAAAAATGTGTCCCTAATACGCACATATCACGGGTTCAAAG GCGACAAGCAAGGTGCAGTAGAATTCCTAAAGCTGGTATTCAGAGCTCTATGTTTATGTTGGGATCGCCAGACTCAAGATTTGCACGTCGACTGGATTCTGTTTCGAGGACGTTCGTTGGTGCCAGCAActtgtgaggttgtgaacaacaacATCGATGGCTTCTACCCGTCGTCTCATTATCCTGTCTATGCTGAATTTATGCTTCCACGCAATGTCAGATTGGTCGAAACATCTTGA
- the LOC122030561 gene encoding nuclear nucleic acid-binding protein C1D-like encodes MGGGGGGESTESAVVPRASLDAVGDTLAAVDELQSHLRQALALADPDVLAELPPLHRARAFLVLARAASTLVQVRLRCDGIRSDQHPIEKELDRLTLYQEKLGRYDDWSNAPLRPSARLNSQAATRFIGHSLPDLTPEQRKNLQDLSRGTFVRRPPYHNRAKKKHKPNKQSARAAAQEFLEKAARELLFACEPGVKGPLQVTADQDDD; translated from the exons ATGGGCGGCGGCGGTGGCGGAGAATCGACGGAGAGCGCCGTCGTTCCAAGGGCGTCCCTGGACGCCGTCGGAGATACCTTAGCGGCCGTCGACGAGCTTCAGTCTCATCTCCGCCAGGCTCTCGCTCTAGCCGACCCCGACGTCCTCGCAGAGCTCCCCCCTCTCCACCGCGCCCGCGCCTTTCTCGTCCTCGCGCGGGCTGCCTCCACTCTCGTCCAAG TGAGATTGAGGTGCGACGGAATTCGATCAGACCAACATCCCATTGAGAAAGAGCTG GATAGGTTAACCTTGTATCAAGAGAAACTAGGACGTTATGACGACTGGAGTAATG CACCTTTGCGGCCTTCAGCTCGGTTGAATTCCCAAGCGGCCACGCGTTTTATAGGTCATTCACTACCTGACCTGACTCCCG AACAGAGGAAAAATCTGCAAGATCTCAGTCGAGGGACTTTTGTCAGGAGGCCACCTTACCACAATAGGGCAAAAAAGAAGCATAAACCGAATAAACAATCTGCCCGTGCTGCTGCGCAGGAGTTTCTTGAGAAAGCAGCACGAGAGCTGCTTTTTGCTTGTGAGCCTGGTGTGAAGGGGCCCTTGCAAGTTACAGCTGACCAGGATGATGATTAG
- the LOC122029394 gene encoding formin-like protein 6, with product MALFRKLFHRKPPDGLLEISERVYVFDCCFATDVSKEDEYRFYIGSIVAQLQEQFLDTSFMVFNFREGDSQSQISSILSEYEMTVMDYPRQYEGCPLLSMEMIHHFLRSSESWLSLSRQNVLLMHCELGGWPVLAFMLAALLVYHKRYAGEWRTLDMIYKKAPHELMHLLLPLNPLPSQLRYLHYISRRNTDSEWPPLDRGLTLDCVILRFIPDFYGTGGCRPLFQIYGQDPFLAADRAPKVLFSTPKKSKLVRFYKQEDCELVKIDIHCHIQGDVVIECIGLEDDLEHEEMMFRVMFNTAFIRSNILMLDRDAVDILWDVKDRFPKNFRVEVLLSEMDTSNSPPSLESMNVQKKGEFPVETFSEVKETFNNMNWLESKPDTASEVLQQIGSSKALQDKLDAVSPPKSGNDVILTELGPDVLCEDALSSETTSARLLSSFPKRYSVPLHKISDSNAKNNVEMHGLQIPKKLPSQIKIISQRIPVSRSTPAFSSNSIPGSHPTVSRYHSASSDLGIMALLNDHTSDSSEVAHTTKFASALASISASGSTISSDSRQLRSSSLLTTSASCAKEGSLSPQRLSSAPQSTISASCSTKASLAPTHCPPPQPLRVTSSESCPVPPPPPPKVTSLARLPIPSSPPRPPLLTKVTSLVHTPVPSPPPPPLNRVHARKTEACVGHKPPFKSSSLEVPPSPAWKISESHASVLSIPSHHRHSVQSLTSIPSPPPPPLKGTSSYPSFSTLKKTAASSVAHQVASAIIASKTPPNPPPPPLITLLSPNTDILPLRKGIDTSSVPSPPPPPCPISAIAMSALPRPPHTLSNNSGGFATKISAPSVPLPPAPPNSLQSLTIPNSSAANGINFDAIPPPPPSGISAPSLEGKGRLPARTPNFRNLQPSQSSSKKCNLKPLHWIKVARAAQGSLWAESLNTDEFSKSPEFDMSELESLFSAALPTPDARGASSRGGRSTGPKSDKVHLIDLRRANNCEIMLTKVKMPLNDLMSSVLALDDSVLDADQLDNLIKFCPTKEEMELLKGYDGDRENLGKCEQYFLELMKVPRVESKLRVFSFKIQFRSLVADLKGNLNIVNSASQEIRSSVKLKRIMQTILCLGNALNQGTARGSAVGFRLDSLLKLTDTRARNNKMTLMHYLCKVLKEKLPELLDFPKNLVSLEAAAKMQLKILAEEMQAINKGLEKVEQELTASEHDGHVSQGFRETLKEFLVCAEAEVRALISLYSNVGRNADALALYFGEDPARCPFEQVVSTLLNFVKMFTRAHEENCKRLELEKKKAQKEEVEKPKMSNSKKEQMRNSWCFHH from the exons ATGGCGCTGTTTAGGAAGCTCTTTCACCGAAAGCCACCGGATGGGCTGCTGGAGATTTCCGAGAGGGTTTACG TGTTTGATTGTTGCTTCGCAACTGATGTCTCCAAGGAAGATGAGTATAGGTTCTACATTGGAAGCATTGTGGCGCAACTTCAGGAACAATTCCTAGACACCTCTTTTATGGTGTTTAACTTCCGGGAGGGAGATAGCCAAAGTCAGATTTCCAGTATATTATCAGAGTATGAAATGACTGTGATGGACTATCCACGGCAATACGAAGGATGCCCATTGCTCTCCATGGAAATGATTCACCATTTCTTGAGGTCAAGTGAAAGTTGGCTCTCATTGTCTCGACAGAATGTCTTGTTGATGCATTGTGAGCTAGGTGGTTGGCCAGTTCTAGCATTTATGTTGGCTGCACTTCTAGTTTATCACAAACGGTATGCAGGAGAATGGAGGACGTTAGACATGATTTACAAGAAAGCCCCTCATGAGCTGATGCACTTGCTATTACCTTTAAATCCACTGCCCTCCCAACTGAGATACTTGCACTATATCTCGAGAAGAAATACTGACTCAGAATGGCCTCCTCTTGATCGGGGTCTTACTTTGGACTGTGTTATTCTTAGGTTTATTCCAGATTTTTATGGAACAGGTGGATGCAGGCCATTATTCCAAATATATGGGCAGGATCCCTTTCTTGCTGCCGATCGGGCTCCAAAAGTGCTATTCTCAACACCCAAAAAGAGCAAGTTAGTCCGCTTCTACAAACAG GAAGATTGTGAACTTGTTAAAATTGATATACATTGTCATATTCAAGGAGATGTGGTGATAGAGTGCATCGGTTTGGAGGACGATCTAGAACACGAGGAGATGATGTTTAGAGTGATGTTCAATACTGCCTTTATTAGGTCTAACATTTTGATGCTAGATCGTGATGCGGTAGATATCTTGTGGGATGTCAAAGATCGGTTTCCAAAGAATTTCAGAGTTGAG GTTCTCCTTTCAGAGATGGATACATCTAATTCACCTCCATCTTTGGAGTCAATGAATGTCCAGAAAAAGGGGGAGTTTCCGGTTGAAACATTTTCTGAAGTGAAGGAAACATTTAACAATATGAATTGGCTGGAATCAAAACCAGATACTGCGTCAGAAGTTCTTCAGCAGATTGGTTCTTCAAAGGCTCTTCAAGATAAGTTGGATGCAGTTTCTCCACCGAAATCTGGGAATGATGTCATTCTAACAGAATTAGGTCCAGATGTGCTGTGTGAGGATGCCCTTTCTAGTGAAACCACAAGTGCAAGGTTATTATCCTCTTTCCCTAAGAGGTATTCTGTTCCACTCCACAAAATTTCTGATTCAAATGCAAAGAACAATGTTGAAATGCATGGCCTCCAGATTCCAAAGAAACTTCCTTCTCAGATTAAAATAATATCCCAAAGAATTCCGGTATCTCGGTCAACTCCTGCTTTTTCTTCTAATTCTATTCCAGGCTCTCATCCAACTGTTTCAAGGTATCATAGTGCATCATCAGATCTTGGAATCATGGCTCTGCTCAATGACCATACTTCTGATAGCTCTGAAGTTGCTCACACAACAAAGTTTGCTTCAGCACTCGCAAGCATTTCAGCTTCTGGATCTACCATTTCCTCTGATTCACGACAACTCCGATCATCATCATTATTAACGACTTCAGCAAGCTGTGCAAAAGAAGGTTCACTGTCACCACAACGACTGTCATCAGCACCACAATCAACAATTTCAGCTAGCTGTTCAACAAAAGCCTCACTAGCACCTACCCATTGCCCTCCACCTCAACCACTTAGAGTAACTTCGTCGGAATCTTGTCCTGTTCCTCCTCCACCCCCACCAAAAGTGACTTCACTTGCTCGTCTACCtatcccttcttctcctccacgTCCACCACTGCTAACAAAAGTGACCTCACTTGTTCACACACCTGTCCCttctccaccaccaccacctcttAATCGTGTGCATGCTAGAAAAACTGAAGCTTGCGTCGGTCACAAACCACCATTTAAAAGCTCTAGCTTAGAAGTGCCACCATCACCTGCTTGGAAGATATCAGAGTCACATGCTTCTGTTCTTTCTATTCCTTCTCACCATAGACATTCTGTTCAATCACTAACATCAATTCCttctccacctcctcctcctttgAAAGGCACATCATCGTACCCTTCCTTTTCAACCTTGAAAAAAACTGCTGCTTCATCAGTTGCACATCAGGTAGCCTCAGCGATCATAGCAAGTAAGACACCACCCAACCCCCCTCCACCACCTTTGATTACCTTGTTGAGTCCTAATACCGACATTTTGCCACTGAGAAAAGGAATTGATACTTCTTCTGTTCCTTCTCCACCACCTCCTCCATGCCCTATCTCAGCAATTGCAATGTCAGCACTACCTCGACCACCTCACACATTATCAAACAATTCTGGTGGTTTTGCTACCAAAATATCAGCTCCATCTGTACCACTTCCTCCTGCACCTCCAAATTCCTTGCAGAGCCTTACTATTCCTAACTCTTCTGCAGCTAATGGAATTAACTTTGACGCAATACCTCCCCCTCCCCCTAGTGGCATCAGTGCTCCTTCATTAGAGGGGAAGGGACGGCTCCCTGCTAGAACTCCTAATTTCAGAAATTTGCAGCCTAGCCAGTCTTCATCAAAAAAGTGTAACTTGAAGCCATTGCATTGGATTAAAGTAGCACGAGCAGCACAAGGAAGCCTATGGGCTGAGTCACTAAACACAGATGAATTTTCTAA GTCACCAGAGTTTGATATGTCTGAATTGGAGAGTCTTTTTTCAGCAGCACTGCCAACACCTGATGCTCGAGGTGCAAGTTCCAGGGGTGGGCGTTCCACTGGCCCAAAATCTGACAAAGTTCATCTG ATTGATCTCAGACGGGCTAATAATTGTGAAATCATGCTTACCAAGGTTAAGATGCCATTAAATGATTTAATG AGTTCGGTTCTCGCCCTTGATGATTCTGTTTTAGATGCTGACCAGCTGGATAACCTCATAAAGTTTTGCCCTACAAAGGAGGAAATGGAACTACTCAAG GGTTACGATGGAGACAGAGAAAATTTAGGGAAATGTGAGCAG tatttcttGGAGCTGATGAAAGTCCCTCGAGTGGAATCTAAGTTAAGAGTCTTCTCGTTTAAAATCCAGTTTCGCTCCCTG GTTGCTGATCTTAAAGGCAACCTGAACATCGTCAATTCTGCTTCACAAGAG ATCAGAAGTTCTGTTAAGTTGAAAAGAATCATGCAGACAATTCTGTGTTTGGGAAATGCATTAAACCAAGGAACCGCCAGGG GTTCTGCAGTTGGATTCAGATTGGATAGCCTTCTCAAACTGACAGATACACGAGCACGTAACAACAAGATGACGCTTATGCATTATCTGTGCAAG GTTCTTAAAGAGAAGCTACCTGAACTTCTTGACTTTCCAAAAAATCTTGTTAGCTTGGAAGCTGCAGCAAAG ATGCAGTTGAAGATTTTGGCCGAAGAAATGCAAGCGATAAACAAAGGCCTTGAGAAGGTCGAACAGGAACTAACAGCATCTGAACACGATGGTCATGTTTCGCAAGGTTTCCGTGAG ACGCTGAAGGAGTTTTTGGTTTGTGCCGAAGCAGAAGTTAGAGCCTTAATTTCTCTTTATTCGAATGTG GGTAGGAATGCTGATGCATTAGCTCTTTACTTCGGAGAAGATCCTGCACGGTGTCCATTCGAGCAAG TTGTCTCGACGCTTCTCAACTTTGTTAAAATGTTCACGCGTGCCCACGAAGAGAACTGCAAACGACTAGAGTTGGAGAAGAAAAAGGCACAGAAAGAAGAAGTCGAGAAGCCAAAGATGTCTAATTCGAAGAAAGAGCAGATGCGAAATAGTTGGTGCTTTCACCATTAG